Proteins encoded by one window of Desulfomonilia bacterium:
- a CDS encoding outer membrane protein transport protein, which translates to MKGRTPLFIVLILTGIFSPAILFASMGEICGLGIRSQSMAGTGVALSLDGSEAYLNPAGLTGIDFFKDVGLTSEFGISTFDLKGTVDSSIYGKHTPSGQDSVTNIGFNFSADIRGISKYLKNTPLVLGGTFLIPTDSLYWWRTQLPEEERYIFYYDDLHRLVAVAGIGYEPVKWLSIGVSANILLELETNSKGPVYVDKQAINDIVKAFLGPNGNSQYASVSGDIGEDQKTKLCVSPIVGLQIKPNEKLSFGLSWRDELYMDDYGTNHVDVLIQNPQDPDGKPLTVSFDYNHHFAHYYSPSQWAFGAAYRFDNDLKLSADLTWMQWSKYIDVLHGEPTPSFNDVFNVRAGIEKGVIYSNKWLGDMTLRGGYSFWKSPVPDQTGTTNFLDNDKHILSIGTENRWDKPGRFWSKPVSVQTMIQYHYLIEKEYTKAETGEQITLSGYGFAAGISAEFKF; encoded by the coding sequence ATGAAAGGAAGAACCCCCTTATTCATTGTTTTAATCCTCACGGGTATATTTTCCCCGGCAATTCTTTTTGCATCAATGGGAGAAATCTGCGGCCTTGGCATCAGGTCTCAATCCATGGCAGGCACGGGGGTAGCGCTATCCCTAGACGGATCCGAGGCATACTTGAATCCTGCAGGCCTGACCGGTATCGATTTTTTTAAGGATGTAGGCCTGACAAGCGAATTCGGCATTTCAACATTCGATTTAAAAGGCACGGTTGACAGTTCGATATACGGGAAGCATACGCCTTCAGGACAGGACTCGGTTACGAATATCGGATTTAATTTCAGCGCTGATATAAGAGGCATCTCAAAGTATCTCAAGAATACACCGCTGGTGCTTGGCGGGACATTCCTGATACCGACCGACAGCCTGTACTGGTGGAGAACCCAGCTTCCTGAAGAGGAGCGTTATATTTTTTATTATGACGATCTGCACAGGCTTGTCGCAGTGGCAGGCATTGGATATGAACCCGTAAAATGGCTTTCAATCGGCGTAAGCGCAAACATACTGCTTGAACTTGAGACAAACAGTAAAGGGCCAGTATATGTCGACAAGCAGGCGATAAATGATATTGTTAAGGCCTTTCTCGGGCCGAACGGAAATTCTCAATATGCCAGTGTATCGGGTGATATAGGCGAAGACCAGAAAACGAAATTATGCGTTTCTCCCATTGTGGGTTTGCAGATCAAGCCCAACGAAAAGCTTTCATTCGGCCTGTCGTGGCGGGATGAACTCTATATGGATGATTACGGCACCAATCATGTTGATGTTTTGATACAAAACCCTCAAGACCCCGACGGCAAGCCTCTGACAGTTTCCTTTGACTATAATCACCACTTTGCACATTATTATTCGCCTTCACAGTGGGCCTTCGGTGCGGCATACAGGTTCGATAACGACCTCAAACTAAGCGCCGACCTTACATGGATGCAATGGTCGAAATATATTGACGTTCTTCACGGCGAGCCGACCCCTTCCTTTAATGATGTATTCAATGTCAGGGCCGGAATAGAAAAGGGTGTCATTTACTCAAACAAATGGCTAGGGGATATGACCCTGAGGGGCGGGTATTCATTCTGGAAATCTCCCGTACCGGATCAGACTGGGACTACGAATTTCCTCGACAACGACAAGCACATATTGAGCATCGGGACTGAAAACAGATGGGACAAACCGGGCAGATTCTGGAGCAAACCCGTAAGCGTACAGACAATGATTCAGTATCATTACCTGATCGAGAAGGAATATACGAAAGCGGAGACAGGAGAACAGATAACGCTGTCCGGCTACGGGTTTGCAGCAGGCATTTCTGCGGAGTTCAAGTTTTAG
- a CDS encoding aminotransferase class I/II-fold pyridoxal phosphate-dependent enzyme, with protein MEFSVSGSQEKDDHTGLTRNAFFKATGLAVLGILSGCSGRSTDTYPASENYHTSAFSKSEGTEETVLDLSSNINPWGPAPVALSAMKEQLYRNVSLSGINRYPDFMSLNIRASAAKLNRVSPLNIVPICGISEAVNILSDAYLDEGDEVITTDPAFFLMEQKALLQKASVVKVPLMKDHRTDLDAIIKRISKKTKLIYLMNPHNPCGTIIKDNELENFMTKLAAVNLLRKTKVIAVLDQAYGDYVVDPDYGKTLTGYISFNPMVVLRTASFAYGMAGLRCGYAIARRDIAAEMDGSLLYYINSALNSDAISRITPGHKGWKHPEGNINRLAESGMIAALDHGQDHIRKVRTKNRESLEWLYNELELSGIDFIPSQSNFLLIDLGKRTGVEIKKKLGTMDISVRSGDEFHAGYSNFIRVSIGTKDQMAVFIQALREVLQ; from the coding sequence ATGGAATTTTCAGTTTCCGGCTCACAAGAAAAAGATGATCATACCGGACTAACAAGAAACGCCTTTTTCAAGGCAACAGGGTTGGCCGTTCTCGGTATTCTTTCAGGATGCAGCGGAAGATCAACAGACACCTATCCGGCGTCTGAAAATTATCACACGTCGGCATTTTCAAAATCAGAAGGAACCGAAGAAACAGTGTTGGATCTTTCTTCAAATATCAATCCATGGGGACCCGCACCTGTTGCTCTTTCAGCCATGAAAGAGCAACTATATCGCAATGTGAGCCTTTCTGGCATCAACCGTTACCCTGATTTCATGAGCCTGAATATCAGAGCCAGCGCTGCAAAACTCAACCGTGTATCACCGTTAAATATCGTTCCTATTTGCGGCATCTCTGAAGCGGTCAATATACTTTCTGATGCATATCTTGATGAAGGGGACGAGGTTATCACAACAGACCCTGCATTTTTTCTCATGGAACAGAAAGCCCTTTTGCAGAAGGCTTCTGTTGTAAAAGTGCCATTGATGAAAGACCACAGAACCGACCTCGATGCAATCATTAAAAGAATATCAAAAAAAACTAAGCTCATATATCTGATGAATCCACATAATCCCTGCGGGACGATCATCAAAGACAATGAACTTGAAAATTTCATGACAAAGCTTGCGGCAGTAAACCTTTTGAGAAAAACAAAGGTTATTGCAGTTCTCGATCAGGCATATGGCGATTACGTCGTCGACCCTGATTATGGCAAAACACTTACCGGTTATATTTCTTTTAATCCAATGGTCGTACTTCGTACCGCATCCTTCGCCTATGGCATGGCGGGCTTGAGATGCGGCTATGCCATTGCAAGAAGAGACATCGCAGCAGAAATGGACGGGAGCCTGCTGTATTATATAAATTCTGCGCTTAACAGCGATGCCATCTCAAGAATCACACCGGGCCACAAGGGATGGAAACACCCCGAGGGTAACATAAACCGGCTTGCGGAATCGGGCATGATAGCAGCACTTGATCACGGACAGGACCATATAAGAAAGGTCAGAACGAAAAACAGGGAGAGCCTCGAATGGCTTTACAATGAGCTTGAGTTATCAGGCATAGATTTCATTCCATCTCAGAGCAATTTCCTCTTGATCGATCTGGGAAAGAGAACAGGCGTTGAAATAAAGAAAAAGCTGGGCACGATGGACATCTCGGTGCGCTCTGGCGATGAGTTTCATGCCGGATACTCAAACTTCATCAGGGTCTCAATCGGAACCAAAGATCAGATGGCTGTCTTTATTCAGGCCCTGAGAGAGGTGCTGCAGTGA
- a CDS encoding pyridoxal phosphate-dependent aminotransferase, whose product MKPSLLSIDITRRDFFRYGVTAASLVAAGFAGRGRANAFPPDCISDNFTRMCYHENPVGPHPAVYESLAGLLSSDSPSRYPDDIEMEELKNAVLKYNRVYGILGTENIGLTVGSTEALMMCAYSLLNENTAVLTEWPTYGIFFTRVEQTGSRIIKVPLLKQPDGSYLPDLETMKKKLDEDPSIRIVHFNLINNPMGSYMKKPVFDAFVMHVNDNFPDVVIIADDSDPEFRERITDDEFPKPLEHVIAGRNVIHVQTFSHIFGITGLRLGYYIAPARIAERLETKRIYRGVNISAVTGGMASMQNAGEQIERSYVNNHEGRLWLYSQFERMGIPYLRSHGSYIMLDTGIQSSIVYILMAAQGVMIRQGSEWGLDTWIRVNPGMHPVENEIFIKALKNIRIDSKSSLSLKDVLNTAEGKQGLKNGYENGMLPDMISLDENERMTVLKNLLSGG is encoded by the coding sequence GTGAAACCCTCTCTGCTCTCAATTGATATTACAAGGAGGGATTTTTTCAGGTACGGTGTGACAGCCGCCTCTCTGGTTGCAGCCGGATTTGCAGGCAGAGGCAGGGCCAATGCCTTTCCGCCTGACTGCATTTCGGATAATTTCACACGCATGTGTTATCACGAAAATCCTGTGGGGCCGCACCCTGCGGTTTATGAAAGCCTTGCAGGACTTTTATCTTCAGACAGTCCGAGCCGCTATCCTGATGACATTGAGATGGAAGAACTCAAGAACGCCGTCCTGAAATACAACCGGGTGTACGGCATTCTCGGCACCGAGAATATCGGACTTACAGTCGGCTCGACTGAAGCTCTCATGATGTGTGCCTATTCACTTCTCAACGAAAACACCGCAGTTCTCACCGAATGGCCGACATACGGCATATTCTTCACCCGTGTTGAACAGACTGGCTCCAGGATAATCAAAGTCCCGCTCCTTAAGCAACCGGACGGAAGCTATCTTCCTGATCTTGAAACCATGAAGAAAAAACTTGATGAAGACCCTTCTATAAGGATTGTTCATTTCAATCTGATAAACAACCCCATGGGGTCATACATGAAAAAGCCTGTATTTGATGCCTTTGTCATGCATGTAAACGATAACTTCCCCGACGTGGTCATAATAGCAGATGATTCAGACCCCGAGTTCAGGGAGCGCATCACGGATGATGAGTTTCCAAAACCTCTTGAACACGTCATTGCAGGAAGAAACGTCATTCATGTACAGACCTTTTCGCACATTTTCGGAATAACAGGTCTGAGGCTTGGCTATTATATCGCGCCGGCACGTATTGCGGAAAGGCTCGAGACCAAACGTATATACAGGGGTGTAAACATATCTGCAGTTACCGGCGGAATGGCCAGCATGCAAAATGCAGGAGAGCAGATAGAAAGATCGTATGTTAACAACCATGAAGGCAGGCTCTGGCTTTATTCACAGTTTGAGCGGATGGGAATACCATATCTAAGGTCCCACGGTTCATACATAATGCTTGATACAGGCATTCAAAGCTCAATCGTTTACATCCTCATGGCGGCCCAGGGTGTGATGATACGCCAAGGCAGCGAATGGGGACTTGATACATGGATTCGCGTAAACCCCGGGATGCATCCGGTTGAAAACGAAATTTTCATAAAGGCCCTTAAAAACATACGCATTGATTCAAAATCCTCGCTGTCACTGAAGGATGTCCTCAACACAGCCGAGGGAAAACAGGGGCTGAAAAACGGTTATGAAAACGGAATGCTTCCTGATATGATATCCCTCGATGAAAATGAAAGGATGACGGTTTTAAAAAATCTCCTCTCCGGGGGGTAA
- a CDS encoding outer membrane protein transport protein, with product MNNITCHRTPNFIVYLRNALLPLLLVLFFQTDAVADTASFLGLSSRASSMAGAMTAISDDYTAAYYNPSGLNFVLKKDQWLQLGIGAMYVMPDFKISDSTGKTAKDDENIKAITAGLVMDLGRLESHMKGFTLGISCFVPTQAILDIDIPETARDYFFPVYNDVAKGLGAYAGISKNIGEKISIGIGSEILLRLADTDTHITLKVDSNKIIDNITDIEKLIDELQIDISDSANVKAAVNRELILNAAFYAGLTYKPVDWLSLGFSFRDKISADSSGYQYLYILPVDKNGNVNKTLADRIPVIKVDLEHNSFFSPREYTLGLGLKGSRITASFDLTYSEWSDYKGPHQETPDPGFKDTFNPKLGLEYAVTEKIKLRTGYMYRPTPAPEQTGVFNYIDGNTHIICTGAGYSFRDSDLDLHVQYQYMPDSEVTKDISGISVKYGGTLWNTGITWKVRF from the coding sequence ATGAATAACATCACGTGCCACAGGACACCGAATTTTATTGTTTATTTAAGAAATGCATTATTGCCCCTTCTCCTTGTTTTATTTTTCCAGACTGATGCCGTAGCTGATACGGCATCATTTCTTGGACTTTCATCAAGGGCGTCTTCCATGGCCGGGGCCATGACGGCTATTTCAGATGATTATACAGCGGCTTACTACAACCCTTCCGGACTCAATTTCGTACTGAAAAAAGACCAATGGCTTCAGCTCGGCATCGGTGCGATGTACGTGATGCCTGATTTCAAGATAAGTGACAGTACCGGTAAAACAGCAAAAGACGACGAGAATATAAAGGCCATCACGGCTGGTCTGGTGATGGATCTCGGAAGACTGGAAAGCCATATGAAAGGATTCACCCTCGGCATTTCCTGTTTTGTTCCAACTCAGGCAATACTGGACATTGACATTCCCGAAACAGCAAGAGACTATTTCTTTCCCGTTTACAACGATGTCGCCAAGGGACTTGGCGCCTATGCAGGCATTTCAAAAAATATCGGTGAAAAGATATCAATCGGCATCGGTTCAGAGATACTGCTCAGGCTTGCCGATACCGACACCCACATAACACTTAAGGTCGATTCAAATAAGATTATAGATAACATAACAGATATCGAAAAGCTTATTGATGAACTCCAGATTGACATAAGCGACAGTGCAAATGTAAAGGCTGCCGTAAACAGGGAATTGATTCTGAATGCGGCATTCTATGCAGGTCTGACCTATAAACCTGTTGACTGGCTCAGCCTGGGATTCAGCTTCAGGGACAAGATAAGCGCCGATTCATCAGGTTATCAATATCTATACATACTTCCGGTCGATAAGAACGGGAATGTGAATAAAACACTGGCTGACAGGATTCCTGTTATCAAGGTCGATCTTGAACACAATTCATTCTTTTCACCCAGGGAATATACACTCGGATTAGGATTGAAGGGTTCCAGAATAACCGCTTCTTTCGATCTTACATATTCAGAATGGTCCGACTATAAAGGGCCTCATCAAGAGACACCTGACCCGGGGTTTAAAGATACCTTTAACCCTAAACTGGGTCTTGAATATGCTGTTACCGAAAAAATCAAATTGCGGACCGGTTACATGTACAGGCCTACGCCTGCCCCTGAACAGACCGGGGTGTTCAATTATATCGATGGAAACACCCATATCATCTGCACAGGTGCAGGATACAGTTTCAGGGATTCGGATCTGGATTTGCATGTACAGTATCAATACATGCCTGATTCCGAAGTAACTAAGGATATAAGCGGTATTTCAGTGAAATACGGGGGAACTCTCTGGAATACCGGTATCACATGGAAGGTGAGGTTCTAG
- a CDS encoding pyridoxal-phosphate dependent enzyme, which translates to MNKPVIFESYPELEAKFPWIALGDFPTPVQHAEKIGQGRLWIKRDDKTSTEYGGNKVRKLEFVLADVIKNGCDRIITMGGIGTNHGLATAVFAKRLGLKCTLVLFKQPVNEYVKRNMLMFYKYHAEMVYARSIMNALFHLFVVQHFRQGKAYSLFAGGSSPIGTLGFVNAAFELKTQIEQGAMPEPDIIVCPLGSNGTMAGLSLGVQLAGIRSRVIGVRVTASHLGPFRACTKETVTSLMNQTLKLAGINLTIDQSRYEVIGSYFGEGYGYPTPEGMKAIGVMKENEGLSLEPTYTGKTFAAVLDMLESNEYAGRKILYWHTYNSADLTEKAASVDYHLLPDPLPGFFINE; encoded by the coding sequence ATGAATAAACCCGTAATTTTTGAATCATATCCCGAACTCGAGGCAAAGTTTCCCTGGATTGCACTCGGCGATTTTCCAACTCCCGTTCAGCATGCAGAGAAGATAGGGCAGGGAAGGTTATGGATAAAACGGGACGACAAAACCTCTACTGAGTATGGCGGCAACAAGGTGAGAAAACTTGAATTCGTGCTTGCAGATGTTATAAAAAATGGCTGTGACCGCATAATCACGATGGGAGGCATCGGCACCAATCACGGACTGGCCACTGCGGTATTTGCAAAAAGGCTCGGACTTAAATGCACGTTAGTTCTATTCAAGCAGCCGGTTAATGAATACGTCAAGCGCAACATGCTGATGTTTTATAAATACCATGCCGAGATGGTTTATGCCCGCAGTATAATGAATGCCCTTTTTCATCTTTTTGTAGTCCAGCATTTCAGGCAAGGAAAGGCGTATTCGCTCTTTGCAGGCGGTTCTTCACCAATCGGCACGCTCGGTTTCGTGAATGCGGCGTTCGAACTCAAAACGCAGATAGAGCAAGGGGCGATGCCTGAACCCGACATAATCGTATGCCCTCTCGGATCAAACGGAACAATGGCGGGATTGTCTCTGGGGGTTCAGCTTGCCGGGATCAGAAGCCGGGTTATCGGTGTAAGGGTCACGGCATCACATCTGGGGCCTTTCAGGGCATGCACAAAAGAGACAGTGACATCGCTCATGAATCAGACGTTAAAGCTTGCTGGTATAAATCTTACGATAGATCAAAGCCGGTACGAGGTAATAGGTTCATATTTCGGCGAAGGATACGGCTATCCTACACCCGAAGGGATGAAGGCAATCGGGGTGATGAAAGAAAACGAAGGTTTAAGTCTCGAACCAACCTACACAGGCAAGACCTTTGCGGCGGTTCTGGACATGCTCGAATCAAATGAATACGCTGGCAGGAAGATTCTTTACTGGCATACGTATAACTCGGCGGATCTTACTGAAAAGGCTGCATCAGTAGATTATCATTTGCTGCCCGACCCTTTACCCGGGTTTTTTATAAATGAATAA
- a CDS encoding VOC family protein, producing MIKRIDHVSIAVKDFEKARKFFEDILGAIPGSHATDDSMKYKWHIFSAGDLSRLEIISPTGQGSFLDGFLKDREGGVHHITFQTSDINKAKAALDAAGIPYFGENVYPGGIWKELFIHPRDAFGVLVQIAEFAPDDWLAPELCMSGGQKFEVSESPDGCSICFAHPGGGKVSLELSDDEAQLLIDRLKRAIT from the coding sequence ATGATCAAACGGATCGATCATGTATCAATTGCAGTAAAAGACTTTGAAAAGGCGAGGAAGTTTTTTGAAGACATCCTCGGGGCAATACCGGGCAGCCATGCAACGGATGATTCGATGAAATACAAATGGCATATCTTTTCCGCAGGCGACCTGAGCAGACTGGAAATCATATCACCCACGGGGCAAGGGAGTTTTCTAGACGGCTTTCTGAAAGACCGGGAGGGCGGCGTTCATCACATTACATTTCAGACATCGGATATTAATAAAGCGAAGGCCGCTCTCGATGCAGCAGGCATCCCCTATTTCGGAGAAAATGTATACCCCGGAGGAATATGGAAGGAACTGTTCATCCACCCCAGAGATGCATTCGGCGTGCTTGTTCAGATTGCAGAATTCGCGCCCGACGACTGGCTGGCACCTGAGCTGTGTATGTCTGGAGGCCAGAAGTTCGAAGTTTCCGAGTCACCCGACGGTTGTTCGATATGCTTTGCGCACCCGGGCGGCGGAAAAGTCAGTCTTGAATTGAGCGATGACGAAGCGCAGTTGTTGATCGACAGGCTGAAACGTGCGATAACCTAG
- a CDS encoding APC family permease, with amino-acid sequence MPELKRVLGLPTVTFIAIGFTIGGGVFVFTEIVLGITGAALPVAYALAIIPVIITMLPVAMLGSAIPCTGANYKYPSRMVSPRLAFTGIWIYILASFFGQIPLYAVSCAKYASLFMPDLNIEIVAISLLTFFFIINLLGIELAAWIQGVMVLLLIAAMVFFGIRGIENFHPENFAGMFDKGIGKLLLGTALLTFTYLGSNGIIELGGEIKDPGKVIPRALFIAFPIVMILYLMVAIATTGALPFSQISCIKDPLGVVSKSVCGYAGFIFFISCGAILAILTTLNALFMVGTKSLFMIVKDGIAPSWMGIVNKRFGTAHVLLAVIWIFSVLGVALKLPIETLAAYSSLGGMIIFVPVMIASMRLPRLYPEAYEKAYFKLKGIWLWLCPVIGFVMVAFFCLIILVDLKDWRKIVFFLLFAVSGVIYYELRKLSLLKKGMNIEDIKGRNDLYE; translated from the coding sequence ATGCCCGAACTTAAGCGTGTACTTGGTCTTCCTACGGTAACATTTATTGCCATCGGCTTTACAATAGGCGGCGGAGTATTCGTATTCACCGAAATCGTTCTCGGAATTACGGGGGCGGCGCTGCCTGTTGCATACGCACTGGCAATCATCCCTGTAATAATAACCATGCTGCCGGTAGCAATGCTCGGTTCGGCAATACCATGCACAGGCGCAAACTATAAATATCCAAGCCGGATGGTATCGCCAAGGCTTGCTTTTACTGGAATCTGGATTTATATCCTCGCATCTTTTTTCGGCCAGATTCCGCTTTATGCGGTAAGCTGTGCAAAATATGCATCGCTCTTTATGCCGGATCTGAACATAGAAATTGTAGCTATCAGCCTCCTTACGTTTTTCTTTATAATCAACCTGCTCGGAATCGAACTTGCCGCATGGATCCAGGGTGTGATGGTTCTTCTCCTTATCGCGGCGATGGTCTTTTTCGGAATCAGGGGGATTGAGAATTTTCATCCGGAAAATTTTGCGGGCATGTTCGACAAGGGTATAGGAAAACTTCTCCTGGGAACTGCGCTTCTTACATTCACCTACCTGGGGTCAAACGGGATAATCGAACTCGGCGGCGAAATTAAGGACCCCGGCAAGGTGATTCCCAGGGCACTTTTCATTGCCTTTCCAATTGTAATGATTCTTTATCTCATGGTCGCCATTGCAACAACAGGTGCTCTGCCATTTAGCCAGATATCCTGCATCAAAGACCCGCTCGGTGTTGTCAGTAAATCAGTTTGCGGTTATGCGGGTTTTATATTCTTCATATCATGCGGGGCTATTCTTGCAATCCTGACCACGCTCAACGCACTCTTTATGGTGGGGACAAAGAGTCTTTTCATGATTGTAAAAGACGGCATAGCACCCTCATGGATGGGTATTGTCAATAAAAGGTTCGGCACAGCACATGTGCTGCTGGCTGTCATATGGATATTTTCCGTGCTCGGTGTGGCTCTGAAACTCCCCATTGAAACGCTCGCTGCATATTCATCACTTGGCGGCATGATAATCTTCGTGCCTGTGATGATAGCTTCCATGAGGCTGCCAAGGCTATATCCCGAAGCGTATGAAAAGGCCTATTTCAAGCTCAAGGGTATCTGGCTGTGGCTGTGCCCTGTCATCGGATTCGTCATGGTGGCGTTTTTTTGTCTGATAATTCTGGTTGACCTCAAAGACTGGCGAAAGATTGTCTTTTTCCTTCTATTCGCAGTAAGCGGTGTCATTTATTATGAATTGAGAAAGTTAAGCCTCCTGAAGAAGGGAATGAATATCGAAGATATCAAAGGGAGAAACGACCTTTATGAATAA
- a CDS encoding hydrolase, with the protein MNKFFIRPEDTALLVIDIQERLYAVMEKELKPALVKNNAILTRTAQTFDMPVVVSEQYPKGLGPTITEMAELLSGIPKIEKLCFSCFKDEPLKKAIVDAERKNIVITGIETHVCVLQTVLDLLDAGYNPVVASDAVLSRNASDRLAAIQAMRDAGAVIYPTETISFMLLEKAGTPEFRQLSPLFK; encoded by the coding sequence ATGAATAAATTTTTTATAAGGCCAGAGGATACGGCCCTTCTGGTAATAGACATCCAGGAAAGGCTCTATGCCGTAATGGAAAAAGAGCTTAAGCCTGCACTCGTCAAGAATAATGCCATCCTTACAAGGACAGCCCAAACTTTCGATATGCCCGTTGTCGTTTCAGAACAGTACCCAAAAGGGCTGGGGCCGACCATTACCGAAATGGCTGAACTTTTAAGCGGCATACCCAAGATTGAAAAGCTCTGTTTCAGCTGCTTCAAAGATGAACCCTTGAAGAAGGCCATCGTTGATGCAGAAAGAAAGAATATCGTCATTACCGGCATTGAAACGCATGTCTGCGTGCTTCAGACCGTTCTTGACCTGCTTGATGCCGGCTACAACCCGGTCGTGGCATCAGATGCTGTCCTGTCAAGAAATGCTTCAGACAGGCTCGCTGCAATCCAGGCCATGAGGGATGCGGGCGCAGTAATCTATCCGACGGAAACCATAAGCTTCATGCTTCTTGAAAAGGCCGGGACGCCTGAATTCAGGCAGCTGTCGCCGCTTTTCAAATGA
- a CDS encoding DUF2804 domain-containing protein has protein sequence MKNLLYAAILIAVLMICGCSSSGGDDSAAQATEQSEGQNEKVVLHNDWEITGKTPLLNDDGTLAAWGWARHPLMIYNRENLTKDQQKRLKEWDFYNVYNSDYSFEITMADITWMVLITVSLVDYKTGETFSNMRILFNTDALTPPLNPYEDNVFDKGGVYSAFTYKDGIKKLTFDFPKSAIFGPEITGEMKIQDDPADDSLATAAPFDEKGLSFFYTDKVFAKRASGSVTIKGKKYVFDEKDSYAVLDWGRGVWPKEFEWGWAVASGEVEGKVLGFNFGWGEENASRFQASAIVYDGVVHKMGPIKWDYNPDDIMQPWHFKSDDNRFDITMECDYDHSQFINLGFYYMKTIQPRGRMSGTVVLDDGTVLKVKDILGFAEHCFQKW, from the coding sequence ATGAAAAATTTGCTATATGCGGCGATACTGATCGCAGTATTAATGATTTGCGGTTGCAGCAGTTCAGGTGGTGACGATTCCGCCGCTCAAGCAACGGAACAGTCAGAGGGTCAGAATGAAAAGGTCGTTCTGCATAATGATTGGGAAATTACCGGAAAAACGCCTCTGCTCAATGATGACGGGACACTGGCCGCATGGGGGTGGGCCCGCCATCCGCTCATGATATACAACAGGGAAAACCTCACGAAAGACCAGCAGAAAAGGCTTAAGGAATGGGATTTCTATAATGTCTACAATTCCGATTACAGCTTTGAAATCACCATGGCGGATATCACGTGGATGGTTCTGATAACAGTATCGCTGGTTGACTATAAAACCGGTGAAACTTTTTCCAACATGCGCATCCTCTTTAACACCGATGCATTGACGCCGCCGCTTAACCCATATGAAGACAACGTATTCGATAAGGGCGGCGTATATTCCGCATTTACATATAAGGACGGCATCAAGAAGCTTACCTTTGATTTCCCCAAATCCGCCATTTTCGGGCCGGAAATAACTGGAGAGATGAAGATACAGGACGATCCGGCCGATGACTCCCTGGCAACTGCCGCGCCTTTTGACGAGAAAGGGCTGAGCTTCTTCTATACGGACAAGGTCTTTGCCAAGAGGGCTTCGGGAAGCGTGACCATCAAGGGCAAAAAGTATGTCTTTGATGAAAAGGATTCATATGCCGTTCTCGACTGGGGCAGGGGGGTATGGCCGAAAGAATTCGAGTGGGGCTGGGCCGTGGCGTCAGGCGAGGTGGAAGGCAAGGTGCTCGGTTTCAACTTCGGATGGGGTGAAGAGAACGCATCGCGTTTTCAGGCCAGTGCAATAGTCTATGACGGTGTTGTCCACAAGATGGGCCCGATCAAATGGGACTATAACCCGGACGACATCATGCAGCCGTGGCATTTCAAGAGCGATGACAACAGGTTCGATATAACGATGGAATGCGATTATGACCACTCGCAGTTTATAAACCTCGGGTTCTATTACATGAAAACCATACAGCCCAGGGGCAGGATGAGCGGAACGGTCGTGCTTGACGACGGGACCGTTCTCAAGGTCAAAGACATATTGGGCTTTGCCGAACATTGCTTCCAGAAATGGTGA